In Cydia splendana chromosome 3, ilCydSple1.2, whole genome shotgun sequence, one DNA window encodes the following:
- the LOC134806352 gene encoding acyl-CoA Delta-9 desaturase-like — MAPQETDANGVLFEHDAETEDVALAKMPVQQAGDEKWDTHYEWHIIFLLPVVYIGGLYGGYLFLVSATWQTKIFTIFLYLTSVLSITAGAHRLWSHKAYKAKWPLQLILMIFQTNTLQYSVINWVRDHRMHHKYADTDADPHNSTRGFFFSHIGWVTMGKHPEFERKSMGLDISDVEANAILQFQRKYYVILATIIGFILPTVIPVYFWNETWIIAMLVPGLFHRFCMYNATGLVNSACHKWGYKPYDKNMVATEISFLTPLILGENYHNYHHAFPWDYKTSELGGGSFMLTTAFINFFARIGWAYDLKTISDDVIQKRVMRTGDGSHQIWGWGDKDQTKEEVAAAVRIYPKDD; from the exons ATGGCTCCTCAAGAGACGGATGCGAATGGTGTGCTGTTCGAGCATGACGCGGAGACGGAGGACGTGGCCCTGGCGAAGATGCCGGTCCAGCAAGCCGGAGACGAAAAGTGGGACACCCATTACGAGTGGCATATCATCTTCCTCCTTCCGGTGGTCTATATAGGCGGGTTGTATGGAGGCTACCTGTTCCTGGTGTCGGCGACATGGCAAACGAAGATATTTA CCATTTTCTTGTACCTGACGTCGGTCCTGAGCATCACAGCGGGAGCCCACAGGCTCTGGAGCCACAAGGCCTACAAGGCTAAATGGCCTCTCCAACTTATCCTTATGATCTTCCAGACTAATACTCTCCAG TACTCGGTGATAAACTGGGTGCGCGACCACCGCATGCACCACAAGTATGCGGACACGGACGCCGACCCGCACAACTCCACGCGAGGCTTTTTCTTCTCCCATATAGGATGGGTGACGATGGGTAAACACCCGGAGTTCGAGCGGAAAAGCATGGGGCTGGACATTAGCGACGTCGAAGCTAATGCTATACTGCAGTTTCAGCGAAA GTATTACGTAATCCTGGCCACAATTATTGGCTTCATCCTCCCCACCGTTATCCCGGTCTACTTCTGGAACGAGACCTGGATAATCGCCATGTTAGTGCCCGGATTGTTCCACCGCTTCTGCATGTACAACGCCACTGGATTAGTCAACTCCGCTTGCCACAAATGGGGGTACAAGCCCTACGACAAGAACATGGTGGCTACAGAAATTAGTTTTCTCACTCCGTTAATTCTCGGAGAAAACTACCATAACTACCATCACGCCTTTCCTTGGGATTATAAGACGTCGGAACTTGGAGGAGGCTCGTTTATGTTGACTACAGCGTTCATAAATTTCTTTGCGAGGATCGGTTGGGCTTATGACCTGAAGACTATCTCCGATGACGTCATTCAGAAGCGTGTTATGCGTACTGGAGATGGCTCGCACCAAATTTGGGGGTGGGGCGACAAGGACCAGACTAAAGAAGAGGTGGCAGCAGCTGTAAGAATATACCCTAAAGATGATTAA